One Oryza glaberrima chromosome 10, OglaRS2, whole genome shotgun sequence DNA segment encodes these proteins:
- the LOC127786370 gene encoding uncharacterized protein LOC127786370 isoform X2 yields MYRARPRRPMREEEAERMRLEVARQVKEQLAVLFPNGLPGQQGQASDQVVSPGAKRSSCASADNPPPEQDTARYAVDDITTHTSCALHVPLQSNITQEIARGVAHPICAGQTIHGVPMPVGHSRVEVEDVPSQFRGYVLQFPPEEGVDTLGAALHNLIVWPKRYIVITSNDGAGDPGDGASSPSNGRGANLAPSPPRQRTSSPPHENTPNEPHRPEKSMSTPPLRKKTRTPSASQMSVPSSKERLKHSNSDLVSKPSTSLPKKTINASITSLFGPKKPEEPKIQIPSHVIEHFIKCAPPKSPKKPISDFRRILGKKDMQAQSRELYLEEKVSKEADFCKSAGLKSLDNLDELEEAPIVLRFQLGQPMVLDTEIESLGTQVHWLHEWYLEGAKKGVGMFGAYYTDVDFHHPSNTCFVEFKELFQLYQRREFDICLLQLWSLQCSYQLNGCDHILLPYLSHHHWILLVINIDDSSIYIYDSLRRGIDKYQTILSALNRAYKKYRRSGRSYGRYKIDATEFRIFEHNYILCQPEATDLCGFYVMRYMLYFVEDGYHHRNAEKLGLDTSEILPHVFKALTDEFCGFIRHHVVDPTGEYNINKAPQRVQSSTPPPRDQAAKKLAPRKRKTN; encoded by the exons ATGTATCGGGCCCGTCCAAGAAGACCCATGAGAGAAGAGGAGGCCGAACGTATGAGATTAGAGGTGGCCCGTCAGGTAAAGGAACAACTTGCAGTGTTGTTTCCCAATGGGTTACCAGGACAACAGGGGCAAGCTAGTGACCAAGTGGTTAGCCCGGGTGCCAAACGGAGCAGTTGTGCATCCGCAGATAACCCCCCTCCAGAACAGGACACGGCACGCTATGCTGTGGACGACATAACAACACATACTTCGTGCGCGCTCCATGTCCCTCTTCAGAGCAACATTACTCAGGAGATTGCACGCGGTGTGGCACATCCAATATGTGCAGGGCAAACAATACACGGTGTTCCAATGCCTGTAGGCCACTCAAGGGTTGAAGTGGAAGACGTGCCAAGCCAATTCAGAGGTTATGTGCTACAGTTTCCTCCGGAGGAAGGGGTTGACACTCTGGGCGCTGCTCTTCACAACTTGATCGTATGGCCCAAACGCTACATCGTTATCACGTCGAACGATGGGGCAGGGGATCCAGGCGACGGTGCTTCCAGCCCTTCAAACGGACGAGGTGCAAATCTAGCTCCTTCTCCGCCTCGACAAAGGACCTCCAGTCCACCTCATGAAAACACACCTAATGAACCACATCGTCCGGAGAAGTCCATGAGTACACCCCCACTCAGAAAAAAGACCCGAACACCAAGTGCATCACAGATGTCTGTTCCATCAAGCAAAGAGCGACTCAAACATTCCAATTCAGACTTAGTGTCAAAGCCATCAACATCGCTGCCTAAGAAGACAATCAACGCTAGCATCACTTCACTTTTTGGTCCTAAGAAGCCCGAGGAACCAAAGATTCAAATTCCTTCGCATGTCATCGAGCATTTCATCAAGTGCGCACCACCAAAGTCACCTAAGAAGCCTATATCGGACTTTCGGAGAATTCTTGGCAAAAAAGATATGCAAGCTCAGTCTAGGGAGTTGTACCTTGAAGAGAAAGTGTCCAAGGAAGCTGATTTCTGCAAGTCAGCTGGTTTGAAAAGCCTGGACAATCTAGATGAACTTGAAGAGGCCCCGATTGTACTGCGATTCCAACTTGGTCAACCGATGGTGCTTGACACGGAAATTGAATCCTTAGGAACTCAAGTGCATTGGTTGCATGAATGGTATTTGGAGGGGGCCAAAAAGGGTGTCGGGATGTTCGGTGCCTACTACACCGACGTGGATTTTCACCACCCCAGTAATACATGCTTTGTAGAATTTAAGGAACTCTTCCAGTTGTACCAAAGACGGGAATTCGATATCTGCCTCCTGCAATTGTGGTCATT GCAGTGCTCTTATCAG CTTAATGGATGTGACCACATTTTGTTGCCTTACCTTTCTCA CCATCATTGGATCCTCCTCGTAATCAACATCGACGACAGTTCGATTTACATATATGATAGCCTGAGGAGAGGGATAGACAAGTACcaaactattttaagtgcaCTAAATAGGGCATATAAGAAGTACCGTAGGTCCGGAAGATCGTATGGGAGATACAAGATTGATGCAACTGAATTTCGGATCTTCGAACATAACTATATCCTTTGTCAACCAGAGGCCACCGACCTCTGCGGATTCTACGTCATGCGGTACATGCTATATTTTGTAGAGGATGGATACCATCACCGCAATGCTGAG AAATTGGGTCTCGATACAAGTGAAATTCTACCACACGTCTTTAAAGCTCTCACTGATGAGTTTTGCGGGTTCATCCGTCATCATGTCGTAGACCCAACTGGCGAATACAACATCAACAAGGCCCCACAACGAGTGCAATCTTCTACCCCTCCCCCTCGGGACCAAGCCGCGAAGAAATTAGCTcctaggaaaagaaaaaccaactaG
- the LOC127786370 gene encoding uncharacterized protein LOC127786370 isoform X1 translates to MYRARPRRPMREEEAERMRLEVARQVKEQLAVLFPNGLPGQQGQASDQVVSPGAKRSSCASADNPPPEQDTARYAVDDITTHTSCALHVPLQSNITQEIARGVAHPICAGQTIHGVPMPVGHSRVEVEDVPSQFRGYVLQFPPEEGVDTLGAALHNLIVWPKRYIVITSNDGAGDPGDGASSPSNGRGANLAPSPPRQRTSSPPHENTPNEPHRPEKSMSTPPLRKKTRTPSASQMSVPSSKERLKHSNSDLVSKPSTSLPKKTINASITSLFGPKKPEEPKIQIPSHVIEHFIKCAPPKSPKKPISDFRRILGKKDMQAQSRELYLEEKVSKEADFCKSAGLKSLDNLDELEEAPIVLRFQLGQPMVLDTEIESLGTQVHWLHEWYLEGAKKGVGMFGAYYTDVDFHHPSNTCFVEFKELFQLYQRREFDICLLQLWSLQCSYQVRSMNHKIAFLDPTVVNFDKQCTSEAEIDHYLFDALVKLNGCDHILLPYLSHHHWILLVINIDDSSIYIYDSLRRGIDKYQTILSALNRAYKKYRRSGRSYGRYKIDATEFRIFEHNYILCQPEATDLCGFYVMRYMLYFVEDGYHHRNAEKLGLDTSEILPHVFKALTDEFCGFIRHHVVDPTGEYNINKAPQRVQSSTPPPRDQAAKKLAPRKRKTN, encoded by the exons ATGTATCGGGCCCGTCCAAGAAGACCCATGAGAGAAGAGGAGGCCGAACGTATGAGATTAGAGGTGGCCCGTCAGGTAAAGGAACAACTTGCAGTGTTGTTTCCCAATGGGTTACCAGGACAACAGGGGCAAGCTAGTGACCAAGTGGTTAGCCCGGGTGCCAAACGGAGCAGTTGTGCATCCGCAGATAACCCCCCTCCAGAACAGGACACGGCACGCTATGCTGTGGACGACATAACAACACATACTTCGTGCGCGCTCCATGTCCCTCTTCAGAGCAACATTACTCAGGAGATTGCACGCGGTGTGGCACATCCAATATGTGCAGGGCAAACAATACACGGTGTTCCAATGCCTGTAGGCCACTCAAGGGTTGAAGTGGAAGACGTGCCAAGCCAATTCAGAGGTTATGTGCTACAGTTTCCTCCGGAGGAAGGGGTTGACACTCTGGGCGCTGCTCTTCACAACTTGATCGTATGGCCCAAACGCTACATCGTTATCACGTCGAACGATGGGGCAGGGGATCCAGGCGACGGTGCTTCCAGCCCTTCAAACGGACGAGGTGCAAATCTAGCTCCTTCTCCGCCTCGACAAAGGACCTCCAGTCCACCTCATGAAAACACACCTAATGAACCACATCGTCCGGAGAAGTCCATGAGTACACCCCCACTCAGAAAAAAGACCCGAACACCAAGTGCATCACAGATGTCTGTTCCATCAAGCAAAGAGCGACTCAAACATTCCAATTCAGACTTAGTGTCAAAGCCATCAACATCGCTGCCTAAGAAGACAATCAACGCTAGCATCACTTCACTTTTTGGTCCTAAGAAGCCCGAGGAACCAAAGATTCAAATTCCTTCGCATGTCATCGAGCATTTCATCAAGTGCGCACCACCAAAGTCACCTAAGAAGCCTATATCGGACTTTCGGAGAATTCTTGGCAAAAAAGATATGCAAGCTCAGTCTAGGGAGTTGTACCTTGAAGAGAAAGTGTCCAAGGAAGCTGATTTCTGCAAGTCAGCTGGTTTGAAAAGCCTGGACAATCTAGATGAACTTGAAGAGGCCCCGATTGTACTGCGATTCCAACTTGGTCAACCGATGGTGCTTGACACGGAAATTGAATCCTTAGGAACTCAAGTGCATTGGTTGCATGAATGGTATTTGGAGGGGGCCAAAAAGGGTGTCGGGATGTTCGGTGCCTACTACACCGACGTGGATTTTCACCACCCCAGTAATACATGCTTTGTAGAATTTAAGGAACTCTTCCAGTTGTACCAAAGACGGGAATTCGATATCTGCCTCCTGCAATTGTGGTCATT GCAGTGCTCTTATCAGGTTAGATCCATGAACCATAAGATAGCTTTTCTAGACCCAACAGTTGTAAACTTTGACAAACAATGCACCTCCGAAGCTGAAATTGACCACTATCTCTTTGATGCCCTCGTCAAGCTTAATGGATGTGACCACATTTTGTTGCCTTACCTTTCTCA CCATCATTGGATCCTCCTCGTAATCAACATCGACGACAGTTCGATTTACATATATGATAGCCTGAGGAGAGGGATAGACAAGTACcaaactattttaagtgcaCTAAATAGGGCATATAAGAAGTACCGTAGGTCCGGAAGATCGTATGGGAGATACAAGATTGATGCAACTGAATTTCGGATCTTCGAACATAACTATATCCTTTGTCAACCAGAGGCCACCGACCTCTGCGGATTCTACGTCATGCGGTACATGCTATATTTTGTAGAGGATGGATACCATCACCGCAATGCTGAG AAATTGGGTCTCGATACAAGTGAAATTCTACCACACGTCTTTAAAGCTCTCACTGATGAGTTTTGCGGGTTCATCCGTCATCATGTCGTAGACCCAACTGGCGAATACAACATCAACAAGGCCCCACAACGAGTGCAATCTTCTACCCCTCCCCCTCGGGACCAAGCCGCGAAGAAATTAGCTcctaggaaaagaaaaaccaactaG